One part of the Deltaproteobacteria bacterium genome encodes these proteins:
- the tssG gene encoding type VI secretion system baseplate subunit TssG yields the protein MASQGGGSSSDLKFDLIKEGHAFSLFQVMRLLRSFGSPSSESEQSAGSSEIEHIRIRPKLSLAFPPADVDRIEEINGDEPHFLVTATPLGLYGASSPLPTFYTEDLMDEAAEDESVTREFIDIINHRLFLLLFRVWNKYRQFLQVAEENNPQYLERLFSLLGLGEEPFREDVSEAYGLIRYIGLLTQSPRSSLGLRVLLQDALGDIPVEVIPCVQRRASIPVDQRLLLGASGGALGSESFLGEEIDDRMGKFRLKIGPLNQEQFHGLLPGGQGCEKLCFLTKFYVTESLEYDVELTLAEGEAQGVCLGRPEWSRLGWDTWIFAGDDLGEVRATFYPEQNVGG from the coding sequence ATGGCCAGTCAGGGTGGGGGATCATCCTCTGATCTGAAATTCGACCTGATCAAGGAGGGACACGCTTTTTCATTGTTTCAGGTGATGAGATTGTTACGTTCCTTTGGCAGTCCTTCCTCGGAGAGTGAACAATCTGCTGGGTCGAGTGAAATAGAGCACATCAGAATAAGGCCCAAGCTTTCTCTTGCCTTTCCTCCGGCTGATGTGGACAGGATTGAGGAGATCAACGGTGATGAGCCGCATTTCCTGGTCACGGCCACTCCCCTCGGCCTTTATGGCGCCTCTTCTCCTTTGCCTACCTTCTACACAGAGGACCTCATGGATGAGGCGGCGGAAGATGAGTCGGTGACAAGAGAGTTTATCGACATTATCAATCATCGTCTTTTTTTGCTCCTGTTCAGGGTTTGGAACAAATACCGGCAGTTCTTGCAAGTAGCGGAAGAGAATAACCCTCAATATCTGGAAAGGCTTTTTTCTCTTTTGGGCCTTGGGGAAGAACCATTCAGAGAAGACGTTTCAGAAGCATATGGTCTCATTCGCTATATTGGGCTGCTCACGCAATCTCCACGATCCTCTTTGGGGCTGAGGGTTTTGCTTCAGGATGCCCTAGGTGACATCCCGGTTGAAGTCATTCCCTGTGTTCAAAGGAGGGCCAGCATCCCCGTAGATCAAAGGCTGTTGCTGGGAGCCTCCGGAGGGGCCTTGGGAAGTGAGAGTTTTCTTGGAGAAGAGATTGACGATCGCATGGGAAAGTTTCGCCTGAAGATCGGCCCTTTGAATCAAGAGCAGTTTCATGGTCTCCTTCCCGGAGGGCAAGGTTGTGAGAAGCTTTGCTTCTTAACGAAGTTCTATGTGACCGAATCACTTGAATATGACGTAGAGCTTACGTTGGCTGAAGGAGAGGCGCAAGGTGTTTGTTTAGGCCGCCCCGAGTGGTCAAGACTTGGCTGGGACACCTGGATTTTCGCGGGTGATGACTTGGGAGAAGTAAGGGCGACCTTTTATCCGGAACAAAATGTTGGAGGTTAA